A single Crateriforma conspicua DNA region contains:
- a CDS encoding sigma-54-dependent transcriptional regulator: protein MRILFADDETHLQTLMRDALTRRGYNVTVCPDGLTAVAALEKESFDCLIVDIDMPGMTGIEVIERARELRPEIDAVVMTGKPSQETAIAALRSHAFDYLTKPCPLADIARMLERVAAHRDIKRQLAALQHRLHRAEGDSQLVGSGNAMQSVHKLIEKVGPTESTVLIRGETGCGKELVARAVHANSLRADKPLVAINCGALPENLIESELFGHCRGAFTGADAARTGLLEVAHGGTVFLDEIGELPLAVQAKLLRVLETGDIRRLGDNQTVQVDARIICATHRNLEQMVEEGTFREDLMFRINTFELTVPPLRQRTEDIAVLAEHLLRRHRSDGVSGQLFHPDTLAALVAHTWPGNVRELANVIEHAAILCDELPIAPEHLPSRFGERQLRKEIREADPMTLKEMEMLAIQRSLQRHGGDKKIAAEELGVSLKTLYNKLNAAEERRAAG, encoded by the coding sequence ATGCGAATCTTGTTCGCCGACGATGAAACCCATTTGCAAACCTTGATGCGGGATGCGTTGACCCGCCGCGGATACAACGTCACCGTTTGTCCCGATGGATTGACCGCCGTCGCGGCACTGGAAAAAGAATCCTTCGATTGTCTGATCGTCGACATCGACATGCCGGGCATGACGGGAATCGAAGTCATCGAACGAGCTCGCGAATTGCGTCCCGAAATCGACGCGGTTGTGATGACGGGCAAACCCAGCCAGGAAACCGCAATCGCCGCCCTGCGCAGCCATGCGTTCGACTACCTGACCAAACCGTGCCCGCTGGCCGATATCGCGCGAATGCTGGAACGGGTCGCCGCCCACCGTGACATCAAACGACAATTGGCCGCGCTGCAACATCGTTTGCACCGCGCCGAAGGCGATTCGCAACTGGTCGGTTCGGGCAACGCGATGCAGTCGGTTCATAAGCTGATCGAAAAGGTCGGCCCCACCGAAAGTACCGTACTGATCCGTGGTGAAACCGGTTGCGGCAAAGAACTGGTCGCCCGTGCGGTCCACGCCAACAGCCTGCGTGCGGACAAACCGTTGGTCGCAATCAACTGTGGCGCCCTACCCGAAAACTTGATCGAAAGTGAACTGTTCGGTCACTGTCGCGGTGCCTTCACCGGTGCCGACGCCGCACGAACCGGACTGCTGGAAGTCGCCCACGGCGGCACCGTTTTCCTGGATGAAATTGGCGAACTTCCGTTGGCCGTCCAAGCCAAGTTGCTGCGGGTCCTGGAAACTGGCGACATCCGGCGTCTGGGCGACAATCAAACCGTTCAAGTCGACGCCAGGATCATCTGTGCGACGCACCGAAATCTGGAACAGATGGTCGAAGAGGGCACGTTTCGTGAAGACTTGATGTTTCGCATCAACACCTTCGAACTGACCGTTCCGCCGCTGCGTCAAAGGACCGAGGACATCGCGGTCTTGGCCGAACACCTGTTGCGTCGCCACCGCAGCGATGGCGTTTCCGGCCAACTGTTTCACCCGGATACGTTGGCCGCTTTGGTGGCCCACACTTGGCCGGGCAACGTCCGTGAACTGGCGAACGTGATCGAGCACGCGGCGATTCTTTGCGACGAACTGCCGATTGCACCGGAGCACTTGCCCAGTCGGTTTGGCGAACGCCAACTGCGGAAAGAAATCCGCGAAGCCGATCCGATGACGCTAAAAGAAATGGAAATGCTCGCAATCCAGCGGTCATTGCAGCGGCACGGCGGTGACAAGAAAATCGCCGCCGAAGAATTAGGCGTCAGCTTGAAAACGCTTTACAACAAGCTGAACGCCGCCGAAGAACGACGTGCCGCCGGGTGA
- the ypfJ gene encoding KPN_02809 family neutral zinc metallopeptidase gives MRWRGRRQSTNVEDRRSMSGPAVMGGGIGVVLIAVVIALLGGNPQQFLQQANQGAPQGGGGEVQLSEAEVEAGEFVKTIFADTEEVWGDLFRRAGYEYRQPTLVLFKDRVQSGCGMASSGTGPFYCPADEKVYLDTSFFDQLSRQLGAPGDFAQAYVVAHEVGHHVQKLLGYTDLVDKKRQTLPEVQYNRYSVALELQADFFAGVMLHHADKKWNTIERGDVEEGLNAARRIGDDALQMASRGYVQPESFNHGTSEQRMKWLYLGLETGDISQGDTFTALGLGR, from the coding sequence ATGCGGTGGCGTGGTCGTCGTCAAAGTACAAACGTGGAAGACCGACGCTCGATGTCCGGACCGGCTGTAATGGGCGGCGGCATCGGCGTGGTTTTGATTGCCGTGGTGATCGCCCTGTTGGGCGGCAACCCACAACAGTTTCTTCAACAGGCCAACCAAGGCGCCCCGCAAGGCGGCGGTGGTGAAGTTCAGTTGTCCGAGGCCGAGGTCGAAGCCGGCGAATTCGTCAAAACGATTTTTGCGGACACCGAAGAAGTTTGGGGCGATCTGTTCCGGCGTGCCGGATATGAGTATCGCCAGCCCACGCTGGTGTTGTTCAAGGACCGCGTCCAATCGGGTTGCGGGATGGCCAGCAGCGGGACCGGCCCGTTCTATTGTCCGGCCGACGAAAAGGTTTATCTGGACACGTCCTTCTTTGACCAACTTTCGCGTCAACTGGGGGCTCCCGGTGACTTTGCCCAAGCCTACGTGGTGGCGCACGAGGTCGGCCACCATGTGCAAAAACTACTGGGCTACACCGACCTGGTCGACAAGAAACGGCAAACGTTGCCGGAGGTCCAGTACAACCGCTATTCGGTCGCTTTGGAATTACAGGCGGACTTCTTTGCCGGCGTCATGCTGCATCATGCGGACAAGAAGTGGAACACGATCGAACGTGGGGACGTGGAAGAAGGTTTGAACGCCGCTCGCCGCATCGGCGACGATGCCCTGCAAATGGCCAGCCGCGGTTACGTTCAGCCGGAGTCATTCAACCACGGCACCAGCGAACAACGCATGAAGTGGCTGTACCTGGGTTTGGAAACCGGCGACATATCCCAAGGCGATACGTTCACGGCGTTGGGGCTTGGGCGATAG
- a CDS encoding YdcF family protein, protein MFKKSEPTSPGLIGPIVSSAFTLAIVAGCLIALAFWADGYSAALRTFTSMIMPVGLAWTIGGFLTLWSIRRGRLGGILVFGLFFVAVGLLGNSRISDRLMRSVEWPFEDAADEQLESTIAPPFRTIVVLGGSISTGPDGRFELGPDGERIFTAAQFWHQGRTESIICTGSSVTTEAPSTTGRILLESAGVPAKAIFESPGMNTVEEMQNLKTFFDQPPETFPQAGDGRIGLITSAFHLNRAMRLARAQGFKFTPLPVAYRQGERDNYEVYDWVPTVQNLKDSTTALREWLAYFAGR, encoded by the coding sequence ATGTTTAAGAAATCTGAACCAACTTCACCCGGCTTGATCGGTCCCATCGTTTCGTCCGCGTTCACGCTGGCCATCGTTGCCGGATGCCTGATCGCGCTGGCGTTCTGGGCCGACGGATACTCCGCCGCGCTGCGAACATTCACTTCAATGATCATGCCCGTCGGATTGGCTTGGACGATCGGCGGATTCCTGACGCTATGGTCAATCCGTCGTGGACGCCTGGGTGGCATTTTGGTTTTTGGTCTGTTTTTCGTCGCGGTCGGATTGTTGGGCAACAGTCGAATCAGTGACCGCCTGATGCGAAGTGTCGAATGGCCGTTCGAAGACGCCGCCGATGAACAGTTGGAATCGACCATCGCACCTCCCTTTCGCACCATCGTTGTATTGGGCGGCAGCATCTCCACCGGCCCCGACGGCCGATTTGAACTTGGCCCCGACGGCGAACGAATCTTCACCGCGGCACAGTTTTGGCACCAAGGTCGCACCGAATCCATCATCTGTACCGGCAGTTCGGTAACCACCGAAGCGCCGTCGACCACGGGAAGAATCTTGCTGGAATCCGCCGGCGTGCCCGCCAAGGCGATCTTTGAATCGCCCGGGATGAACACGGTGGAAGAAATGCAAAACTTGAAGACGTTCTTTGACCAACCGCCCGAGACCTTTCCGCAAGCCGGCGACGGACGAATCGGACTGATCACCAGCGCGTTTCATTTGAACCGAGCGATGCGTTTGGCTCGGGCCCAAGGATTCAAGTTCACTCCGTTGCCGGTCGCCTATCGCCAAGGCGAACGGGACAACTATGAAGTCTATGACTGGGTCCCAACGGTCCAAAACCTAAAGGATTCGACGACTGCATTGCGTGAGTGGCTGGCCTATTTCGCGGGGCGTTAA
- a CDS encoding NAD(P)H-hydrate epimerase — protein sequence MPQTITFEQSRRVDQVALEQYGMDGLVLMENAGSSAARRIAQLHPGASVLVLCGKGNNGGDGYVIARHLQLLRCDVHLLATATPDELSGDAAVNARIAARSEMPITFVKSADDPDIQAAMDAADVIVDCLLGTGVSGSLRSPFQDIVALANAAAAVRIAIDVPTGWPAVQAETSIDAMAFVADRTLTFVAVKAGMNENDADRWTGVVEVIGIGVPKKLLDDLEIPTA from the coding sequence ATGCCACAAACGATCACGTTCGAACAATCGCGTCGCGTGGACCAAGTCGCCTTGGAACAATATGGGATGGATGGACTTGTGCTGATGGAAAACGCAGGATCATCGGCTGCCCGTCGCATCGCGCAGTTGCACCCGGGTGCCAGCGTGCTGGTTCTGTGTGGCAAGGGAAACAATGGGGGTGACGGCTATGTGATCGCCAGGCATCTGCAGTTGCTCCGGTGCGATGTCCATTTACTGGCCACCGCGACACCGGATGAATTGTCGGGGGACGCCGCGGTCAACGCGCGGATTGCCGCGAGATCGGAGATGCCGATCACGTTCGTTAAATCCGCGGACGATCCAGACATCCAAGCCGCCATGGATGCCGCCGACGTGATCGTCGATTGCTTGTTGGGAACCGGGGTCAGCGGATCGCTGCGATCACCGTTTCAAGATATCGTTGCCTTGGCCAATGCCGCCGCAGCCGTTCGCATCGCGATCGATGTTCCCACCGGTTGGCCCGCCGTTCAAGCAGAAACGTCCATTGATGCAATGGCCTTCGTCGCGGACAGAACACTGACATTCGTCGCCGTCAAAGCAGGCATGAACGAAAACGACGCCGATCGTTGGACCGGCGTCGTCGAAGTCATCGGTATCGGTGTGCCGAAAAAGCTGTTGGACGATCTGGAGATACCAACAGCCTAG
- a CDS encoding cytochrome-c peroxidase produces the protein MIRFHSWSDIFRHSRSLQLACALVACCSVTTIAVAESVTLGDPELTAGIPGEGAVSVDEIKQWLSNPSVHEELQVTLPKGLDKAKANIHIPEDNPMTRAKIELGRQLYFDPRLSSDSTISCASCHAPDQGYGANTQFGIGVEDQEGNRNSPVSYNRIVSTLQFWDGRAGSLEDQAVGPIANPIEMGNTHDFCVQTLSGIEGYRVQFEKIFDDGLTIDNVGKAIATFERAIVTAPAPYDYAQAVKSFEKAYADDLEYLDEEPELEAEYNALKKAAAEHPMSESAWRGMELTFGKANCTACHAGANFSDEQFHNLGVGMDADEPDLGRYEVTKEEKDRGAFKTPTMRNVALSPPYMHDGSQATLEEVVEWYNKGGHPNPWLSDKMKPLNLTEQEKADLVAFMKEGLTSEFSEVHHARLPE, from the coding sequence ATGATTCGTTTCCATTCTTGGTCCGATATCTTTCGGCACTCCCGTTCTTTGCAGTTGGCTTGCGCTTTGGTCGCGTGTTGTTCGGTTACAACGATCGCCGTCGCGGAAAGCGTGACGCTGGGCGATCCCGAATTGACCGCCGGTATCCCCGGTGAAGGTGCTGTCAGCGTTGACGAAATCAAGCAGTGGCTTAGCAATCCGTCGGTGCACGAGGAGTTGCAGGTCACGTTGCCCAAAGGGTTGGACAAAGCCAAGGCGAACATCCACATCCCCGAAGACAACCCGATGACGCGGGCGAAGATTGAACTGGGACGCCAGCTTTATTTCGACCCGCGTTTGTCATCGGATTCAACCATCTCTTGTGCGTCGTGCCATGCGCCCGATCAGGGTTACGGGGCCAACACACAATTCGGCATCGGCGTCGAAGACCAGGAGGGGAATCGCAATTCACCGGTGTCGTACAACCGAATCGTCAGCACGTTGCAGTTTTGGGACGGACGCGCCGGGTCGCTGGAAGACCAAGCCGTCGGGCCGATTGCCAATCCGATCGAAATGGGCAACACCCACGACTTTTGTGTCCAGACGCTTTCGGGGATCGAAGGCTATCGTGTCCAGTTTGAAAAGATCTTTGACGATGGTTTGACGATCGACAACGTTGGGAAAGCGATTGCCACGTTCGAGCGAGCGATCGTGACCGCGCCGGCACCGTACGATTACGCCCAAGCGGTCAAGTCTTTTGAAAAGGCGTACGCGGACGACCTGGAATACCTGGACGAAGAACCCGAGTTGGAAGCGGAATACAACGCTTTGAAAAAAGCCGCCGCGGAACATCCGATGAGCGAATCGGCGTGGCGAGGCATGGAGCTGACGTTTGGTAAAGCCAACTGTACCGCGTGTCACGCCGGTGCAAACTTTAGTGACGAACAATTCCACAACCTTGGCGTTGGGATGGATGCGGACGAACCCGATTTGGGACGATACGAGGTCACCAAAGAGGAGAAGGATCGTGGCGCATTCAAAACCCCGACCATGCGAAACGTTGCACTTTCGCCACCCTACATGCACGACGGCAGTCAAGCGACCTTGGAAGAAGTCGTTGAGTGGTACAACAAGGGCGGGCACCCCAATCCTTGGCTGAGCGACAAGATGAAACCGTTGAACCTGACCGAGCAGGAAAAGGCCGACTTGGTCGCTTTCATGAAAGAGGGACTGACGTCGGAATTTTCCGAAGTGCATCATGCACGGTTGCCGGAGTAA
- the mutY gene encoding A/G-specific adenine glycosylase, with protein sequence MTDHSSGSKSQKPENRAATKGSDEGTRRTSKGKKRSADAATPLDPQWTDAAWRSRCRKRLLDWFADNARSLPWRRDPKPYHVWVSEIMCQQTQVATVLPYFERFLRSYPTIADLAQADEGELMRQWEGLGYYRRARGLHAAAKKIVAEHDGVFPETFDEVLALPGIGRYTAGAILSIACGQRHPILEGNTQRVFSRWVALEGSPSETPNQKALWQIAEAMLPPSDRPPGRDSGAFNQAAMELGALVCKPRDPDCNVCPVSSMCAAKRLGMQSQIPGKVKKIQYEDKTEFALILSDGAGRYLMRPIPKGGRWAGLWDFPRPVESSIDTGESATRWLADQLGCSMALGSELATIRHAVTKYRIRLSVHRVRSNEATLPRPPSPWTWLSVGEMSQKPLSVTGRKIAKMLDAEE encoded by the coding sequence GTGACGGATCATTCGTCAGGCAGCAAATCGCAGAAACCCGAAAATCGTGCCGCCACCAAAGGGTCCGATGAAGGGACGCGTCGAACATCCAAGGGAAAAAAACGTTCGGCCGACGCGGCAACCCCGTTGGATCCCCAGTGGACTGATGCCGCGTGGCGCAGCCGATGCCGAAAACGTTTGTTGGATTGGTTCGCAGACAACGCGCGATCATTGCCTTGGCGGCGTGACCCCAAGCCCTATCACGTTTGGGTCAGCGAGATCATGTGCCAGCAGACTCAGGTCGCGACGGTCTTGCCCTATTTCGAGCGATTCTTGCGTTCGTATCCCACCATCGCGGACTTGGCCCAGGCCGACGAAGGCGAATTGATGCGACAGTGGGAAGGCCTGGGGTACTATCGCCGGGCTCGCGGTCTGCATGCGGCGGCAAAAAAAATCGTCGCCGAACATGATGGTGTGTTCCCCGAGACGTTTGATGAAGTTTTGGCGTTGCCAGGCATCGGGCGCTACACGGCGGGGGCGATTTTGTCGATCGCTTGCGGCCAACGACATCCGATTTTGGAGGGCAACACGCAACGGGTTTTCAGCCGCTGGGTTGCACTGGAAGGATCGCCCAGCGAAACACCCAATCAAAAGGCGCTGTGGCAGATTGCCGAGGCGATGCTCCCGCCATCGGACCGGCCGCCGGGCCGTGACAGCGGCGCTTTCAACCAAGCCGCCATGGAATTGGGGGCGTTGGTTTGTAAGCCGCGTGATCCCGATTGCAACGTCTGCCCCGTGAGTTCGATGTGCGCGGCGAAACGGCTGGGCATGCAGTCGCAGATTCCCGGCAAAGTGAAAAAGATCCAATACGAAGATAAGACGGAATTTGCGCTCATTTTGTCCGACGGGGCGGGACGCTATCTGATGCGACCGATTCCCAAAGGCGGACGTTGGGCGGGCTTGTGGGATTTTCCCCGACCCGTGGAATCATCCATTGATACCGGCGAATCGGCGACCCGTTGGTTGGCCGACCAACTGGGTTGTTCCATGGCTTTAGGCTCCGAATTGGCGACGATTCGTCATGCGGTGACGAAGTATCGGATTCGATTATCGGTTCATCGTGTTCGTTCGAATGAGGCAACCCTGCCCCGACCCCCATCACCTTGGACGTGGTTGTCGGTCGGCGAGATGAGCCAAAAACCGCTGAGCGTGACCGGTCGCAAGATCGCAAAGATGCTGGATGCCGAAGAATGA
- a CDS encoding PDZ domain-containing protein has protein sequence MSRIPNRIRRTPTTLDQSAVLLNRLLPKFPTTTCATDFSIRRFAAMVVAGGLCCLMFAVAATLGHSQPPADAPQAFQRQNDDLDGRTIEYWIEQLASDSYSRRQRSSVILEKAGNEAISALAEATKSGDFEVITRAIRILQRLAVRQSIEDEGGAVEELTRIAADSVGSRGVVARDALSNIVSMRSDQAYEALNEAGVFIGQSTFVPTSPRMMALIRIDDAWNGDVDVLRWLRWIRDIDTVVLNDKACRDDVLIHVSRMPALTNVQLNNGDLSRRGLESLTNLQQIRVLIFNYVQFDQQPTDTIVRLPLVESLRMFGTNLDSEGAETIRDTFPGVLMEITKGAFLGVQSDMTATECRIQSVISGGAAEKAGLIAGDVIVELNGKPIKDFFDLKDEIAKADIREEIEIKVRRGPGDDANEVVLKAVLGRQDVQ, from the coding sequence TTGTCGAGAATTCCTAATCGAATCCGCCGCACACCGACAACGCTTGATCAGTCCGCCGTGCTATTGAATCGCCTTTTGCCGAAGTTCCCGACGACAACGTGCGCGACCGACTTTTCGATCCGACGATTTGCCGCCATGGTCGTCGCCGGTGGGTTGTGCTGTTTGATGTTTGCAGTTGCCGCAACGCTTGGCCATTCGCAACCGCCGGCGGACGCACCGCAAGCGTTCCAGCGGCAGAACGACGATCTGGACGGCCGAACGATCGAGTATTGGATCGAACAATTGGCCAGCGATTCTTATTCGCGACGCCAGCGATCCAGCGTGATTTTGGAAAAGGCGGGTAACGAAGCGATCAGCGCATTGGCCGAAGCGACGAAGTCCGGGGATTTTGAAGTCATCACCCGCGCGATTCGTATTTTGCAACGTTTGGCCGTTCGTCAAAGCATCGAAGACGAAGGCGGCGCGGTGGAAGAATTAACGCGGATCGCCGCGGATTCGGTCGGCTCGCGTGGTGTCGTCGCCCGTGATGCGCTTTCGAACATCGTTTCGATGCGATCGGATCAAGCGTACGAAGCGCTTAACGAAGCAGGCGTGTTCATCGGTCAATCGACTTTCGTACCAACGTCACCTCGCATGATGGCGTTGATCCGGATCGACGACGCCTGGAACGGCGATGTCGATGTGCTGCGTTGGCTGCGATGGATCCGCGACATCGATACGGTCGTCTTGAATGACAAAGCTTGTCGCGATGACGTCTTGATTCATGTGTCACGCATGCCCGCGCTGACGAATGTTCAATTGAACAATGGTGACCTGTCGCGACGTGGTCTGGAAAGCCTGACCAATCTGCAACAGATCCGTGTGTTGATTTTCAACTACGTCCAGTTCGACCAACAGCCGACCGATACGATCGTTCGTCTGCCGCTGGTCGAATCGTTGCGTATGTTCGGCACGAATTTGGACAGCGAAGGTGCCGAAACCATCCGCGACACCTTTCCCGGCGTGTTGATGGAGATCACCAAAGGCGCTTTCCTTGGGGTTCAGTCCGACATGACAGCGACGGAATGCAGGATCCAAAGCGTGATCAGTGGCGGGGCCGCTGAAAAAGCTGGATTGATTGCCGGCGACGTGATCGTCGAATTGAACGGCAAGCCGATCAAAGATTTCTTTGACCTGAAAGATGAAATTGCGAAAGCCGACATTCGCGAAGAAATTGAAATCAAAGTTCGGCGTGGACCCGGCGATGATGCCAACGAAGTTGTTTTGAAGGCCGTCTTGGGACGACAGGACGTTCAGTGA
- a CDS encoding Gfo/Idh/MocA family protein yields the protein MTRPSNRRKFLAQSAALTAGVGYWTSAASVSRGQDSALTGLSAACIGVGGKGSSDTSHIAEQGVNIVGLCDVDRKTLDKKAREFPDAAKFDDFREMLDQLGDKVDIVTCSTPDHTHAAACVRAMRMGKHVYCQKPMTWSIREARLMRETAAETGVVTQMGNQGTSEDGLREAVEVIQSGGIGDVTEVHIWSNRPIWPQGAGRPAGEDPVPDSLNWDAWIGPAPMRPFVEGAYHSFKWRGFVDFGTGALGDMACHTTNMPVMALKLWDPVAVTAVQNPGIVNGEQYPANSQIAFEFPEREGLPACKFVWYDGGNLPPDEILQQLPSRFLQKVERQKQNPGQRGTSGAVVVGSKGIVFSENDYGAKYSLLPSDDYADYKLPEQKLPRIPYKSGTDERHKWEFVQTCKGEYAPGTMSNFGYAGRLTETILVGNLALRAGEGKRIEWDAENLVSTNVPEVNEFVGREYREGWEIEEPAATAG from the coding sequence ATGACGCGACCAAGCAATCGACGTAAATTTTTGGCCCAATCGGCGGCATTGACCGCTGGTGTCGGATACTGGACCAGCGCGGCATCGGTCAGCCGCGGGCAAGACAGCGCCCTGACCGGATTGTCCGCCGCCTGCATCGGAGTCGGCGGTAAAGGCAGCAGCGATACCAGCCACATCGCCGAACAAGGCGTCAACATCGTCGGCTTGTGCGACGTCGATCGTAAGACGTTGGACAAGAAGGCACGCGAATTCCCCGATGCCGCGAAGTTCGATGATTTCCGCGAGATGTTGGATCAGCTGGGCGACAAGGTCGACATCGTCACCTGCAGCACGCCGGACCACACCCACGCGGCCGCCTGTGTCCGCGCGATGCGGATGGGCAAGCACGTTTATTGCCAAAAACCAATGACGTGGTCGATCCGTGAAGCCCGTTTGATGCGAGAAACGGCCGCCGAAACCGGCGTCGTGACGCAAATGGGCAACCAGGGCACCAGCGAAGACGGTCTGCGTGAAGCGGTCGAAGTCATCCAAAGCGGTGGCATCGGCGACGTGACCGAAGTCCACATTTGGTCCAACCGACCGATCTGGCCACAAGGTGCCGGACGGCCCGCCGGCGAAGACCCGGTGCCGGATTCGCTGAACTGGGACGCATGGATCGGACCGGCTCCGATGCGTCCGTTTGTCGAAGGTGCCTATCACTCGTTCAAGTGGCGTGGTTTCGTCGATTTCGGAACCGGCGCGCTTGGCGATATGGCCTGTCACACCACCAACATGCCCGTAATGGCGTTGAAGTTATGGGATCCGGTCGCCGTGACCGCGGTTCAGAACCCGGGAATCGTCAACGGCGAACAGTACCCCGCCAATTCGCAAATCGCGTTCGAATTCCCCGAACGTGAAGGTCTGCCGGCCTGCAAGTTCGTGTGGTACGACGGTGGAAACCTGCCGCCCGATGAAATCTTGCAGCAACTGCCGTCGCGATTCCTGCAGAAGGTCGAACGGCAAAAGCAAAATCCTGGCCAGCGCGGCACCAGCGGCGCAGTTGTGGTCGGCAGCAAGGGCATCGTGTTCAGCGAAAACGATTACGGTGCGAAGTACTCGTTGCTGCCGTCGGATGACTATGCCGATTACAAGTTGCCCGAGCAGAAGTTGCCGCGGATTCCGTACAAGTCGGGTACCGACGAGCGTCACAAGTGGGAATTCGTCCAAACGTGCAAGGGCGAATACGCCCCGGGCACGATGTCGAACTTTGGCTATGCCGGACGTTTGACCGAAACCATTTTGGTCGGCAACCTTGCGCTGCGTGCCGGCGAAGGCAAACGGATCGAATGGGATGCTGAGAATCTGGTCAGCACCAACGTTCCGGAAGTCAACGAATTCGTCGGCCGCGAGTACCGCGAAGGCTGGGAAATCGAAGAACCCGCCGCGACGGCCGGCTGA
- a CDS encoding adenylate cyclase, whose amino-acid sequence MKRFLSPLSSAALLGCFGLSLVATMTGCKPASVAPEAKSTESESAADAAPAAPPLQQDDEAVAALEANENIELKKDESGNVVEISVNGGEGVADAMANFAGLPFVTKANFSGPEMTDDGMQHLPELAQLQRLDFAGSAITNATLEHVGKVDGLIALSLRRTGVTDEGLAALESLGKLRAIDLRNSNITDAGMDSLAKITTLADVQLEYSKVTDAGVEKLAGLPLKSFNGNYQTTLSDKTLKVLGNIETLESIQLDQTEISDEGMQAIKDLPRLKRLRIRGTDITGEGLKAIEGKTTLERFELRESSLDDDGLAIICALPNVKHLDISECRLVSTEGLKQIGKLKSLTYLGLWETDTDDEVIASFGDLTNLEDELNLMSTDISGEAVDTLLKMTKLKKLNVSGTRLGDEELLKLAALPNLQVLSVANTDVSYDALDEMEEKYPDLTVLDY is encoded by the coding sequence ATGAAACGTTTCCTATCGCCTCTTTCGTCCGCCGCATTACTTGGCTGTTTCGGTTTGTCCCTCGTGGCCACGATGACCGGATGCAAACCCGCTTCGGTGGCCCCCGAAGCGAAATCGACGGAGTCGGAAAGTGCCGCGGACGCCGCGCCGGCCGCCCCACCGCTTCAACAGGACGACGAAGCCGTCGCAGCTTTGGAAGCCAACGAGAATATCGAGTTAAAGAAAGACGAATCCGGCAACGTCGTTGAAATTTCCGTTAATGGTGGTGAGGGCGTCGCCGACGCGATGGCCAATTTCGCGGGGCTGCCGTTCGTCACCAAGGCAAATTTCAGCGGTCCAGAAATGACCGATGATGGCATGCAGCACCTGCCGGAACTGGCTCAGCTGCAACGATTGGATTTCGCAGGATCGGCCATCACCAACGCGACCCTGGAACACGTCGGAAAGGTCGACGGCCTGATCGCATTGTCGCTGCGCCGCACCGGCGTGACCGACGAAGGCTTGGCCGCCTTGGAATCACTGGGCAAGCTGCGTGCGATCGACTTGCGAAACAGCAACATCACGGATGCCGGCATGGACAGTCTGGCGAAAATCACCACGCTGGCCGACGTACAGCTGGAATACAGCAAGGTGACCGATGCGGGCGTGGAAAAACTGGCGGGTCTTCCCCTGAAATCCTTCAACGGAAACTACCAAACCACACTGTCGGACAAAACGCTGAAGGTCTTGGGCAACATCGAAACACTGGAATCGATCCAACTGGACCAGACCGAAATCAGCGACGAAGGCATGCAGGCGATCAAGGACCTGCCTCGATTGAAACGGCTACGGATCCGTGGCACCGACATCACCGGCGAAGGACTGAAAGCGATCGAAGGCAAAACGACGCTGGAGCGGTTCGAGCTTCGTGAATCATCGCTGGACGATGACGGCTTGGCGATCATCTGCGCCTTGCCCAACGTCAAGCACTTGGACATTTCCGAGTGTCGTTTGGTCAGCACCGAAGGACTGAAGCAAATCGGAAAACTAAAATCGCTGACGTACCTGGGACTGTGGGAAACCGACACCGACGACGAAGTCATTGCCAGCTTTGGCGATCTGACCAATTTGGAAGACGAATTGAATTTGATGTCCACCGACATCAGCGGTGAAGCGGTCGACACGCTGTTGAAGATGACCAAGCTGAAGAAGTTGAACGTCAGCGGGACACGCTTGGGCGACGAAGAACTTCTGAAGCTCGCTGCTCTGCCGAATCTGCAGGTGCTGTCCGTCGCCAACACGGACGTCAGCTATGATGCACTGGATGAAATGGAAGAAAAGTATCCGGACCTAACGGTCTTGGATTACTAA